Genomic DNA from Streptomyces sp. GS7:
CTTGCCGGCCACTCCTGTGGACGCGTCGATCATGATGGCGATCTCCTGCTGCCCGGCCTTCAGCGCCGGCCGGTCGACGATCATGTCGTCCTGGAGCAGCGACCCCTTCTTCAGCGGGGTCACCGCGATCTTGCCGCTGACCTTGTCCAGGTCGGTCACGGCGGTGGGCGGCAGCCACCGCTGGGGCATCTTCACCTCTTCGAACTGCCCGGGATCCAGCGTTTTATAGGCAGCGACGTCCGTCTTGAGCCGGTACGCGGTCTTCTCCGGGCCGATCTTGGACTCGACGTTCCGGATCACCGACAGCACGCCGACGAACGCGCCGACCGCACAGAGGACGGACAGGAGCAGCAGGATCACTCCGCGGCGCTGGCGTGAGTTCATGGGTGGGGGACCTCGATCGGGACGGTGCGGCGGGCGGTCGGGCGGTCGGTCGTGGGTCATGTGCCGGCGGCTGCCGGGCGGTTCAGCGCACGCGGGCCACCGCCCGCGCGGTGCCGGGGGTGTCCGGGCGGCGTGGGACGTCGGGGCTGTCGGGGTGGCCGGGCAGGTCCCAGCCACCGGGCGGGTGCGGTCCGCCGGGCGCCGGGTCCGCGGTGCCGCTCATGATGTTCGGTCCGCGGACGTCCGGCCGGCCGGCTCCGCCGCGCGGATCGCCGGGCCCCCGGCTGCCCGGGACCCCGTACGGCGCCACCGGCGCGAGTCCGCGCTGCCGCAGCGGCGAGGCGGGGCAGTCGGGCGGGGCGGCGGGCGGCTGGGCGGGCGCCGGTGCCGCGGCGGCGGCCGGCGCCCCGGCTATGGCGGCCGGTTCGCGCCCCGGGCCGCCGCCCGCCCGGTCCCGGGCCAGCGGCGCCGCGCAGAACGCGCAGCGGTCGCCGATCAGTTCCCGGCCGCACCAGCCGCAGTCCTCGCGCCGTACGGACGCCACGAGTTGGTGGAGGAGGGAGGGGTCCGGAATGGCGGCGGCGAACTCGATCAGCTTCTGGGTGCCCCACCAGCGGGCGGACTCGGCGGGCAGCTGCGCCTCGTACACGCCCTGCACCTGCCAGGAGGGCGCCAGTGCGGAGGTGACCCAGTCGGCGGTGAGCTGGCCGCGGGCGACGGCGAGCCGGGTGGCGAAGCCGGGCGGCCGGAGTCCGCCCTGGGTGCCGTGCCGGTCCAGGTGCAGCAGCTGGGGGCGGGGGTTGGCCAGCACGGCGAAGTGGGCGCCGGGCAGCCAGGACTTCATGTGGGAGCGGAGGTCCACCTCGACCCGGTCCAGCCCGCTGACGCTGCCGAGCAGGGCGCCCGCGTGGACGTAGTGCGCCAGCAGCCGGGCGGCGCAGGCCAGCACGCCGGGGCTGAGGCCGAAAAGCGACAACTGCCGCAGCTGGCGGGCGAGGACGGCCACGCCGAGCGGCGGCAGGGCGGTGGGGAGAACGGCGATCCGGTCGCTCTCCAGCACGGCGCGCAGGGTGTGCAGCCGTCTGACGTGCTCCGGCGGGCAGGCCGAGGAGTAGAGCGCCACGAGATGCCCGTGGTGCTCCAGTACGGCGCCGACCTCCGTCAACGCCTCGTCCAGCGGCTGGAGATGCGGGGCCCGCAGCACGACGGCGGCGGGGGTCTGCCGGTCGGTCGCGGGCAGCGCGAGATCCGGGCTGGTGACTGCAATCGCGGTCGGCACGTCGCTCCCCCACTTCCTCCGGTCTCCGGGGGCCCCGGGACCGCGGATCGGCACAGCTCTGCGCCATCGGCGCCATACGCTCAGCACTTTATCCACAGAGATACGTCCCGGAGAACACGTTCTGGGCTACTCATCTCGGCCGCCGCCCCAGCCGCCGCCCGATAGGGAAACACCGCCTACCGCCGAAGCGGCATCCATCGGAACACCCGCTTCCGTGCGGACTCTTGACAGGGGCAATGGTCTGGACCACCTTGTACGGCAAGCCCAGGGGCCCCTGAGCGCGCATCCGCACCACCCCCCACCCCCCACACGGAGGCAGTCGTGGTCCGCGCACGAAATGGAACAGGGACGGCACGAGGCTCCCGAAGGCTGCCGGCCGGGCTGGCCGCCGCGCTGCTGACGGTGGCCGGCACCGCCGCGGCGGGCACCGCGAGCGCGTCCGAGGCGCGCCCGGCCGCGCACCCGGCCGCACCCGCCGCCGCCCCCCGGCACGCCGTC
This window encodes:
- the cpaB gene encoding Flp pilus assembly protein CpaB; its protein translation is MNSRQRRGVILLLLSVLCAVGAFVGVLSVIRNVESKIGPEKTAYRLKTDVAAYKTLDPGQFEEVKMPQRWLPPTAVTDLDKVSGKIAVTPLKKGSLLQDDMIVDRPALKAGQQEIAIMIDASTGVAGKINPGARVNIYATFDGRRPEDKPVSKVIVAGAQVIDVGKLTPLEAKDPGNTTAGGRQAGQAVPITFALDTEDAQRVAYAESFASHVRLALLAPGTEATVPPAERTYTLDGDK